A region from the Corylus avellana chromosome ca7, CavTom2PMs-1.0 genome encodes:
- the LOC132188625 gene encoding uncharacterized protein LOC132188625 encodes MAPDQQPHHPNPTETRLIPAVQGPTTRFQIPLRRRKLPTVRLGGKKPRRAFILARVFRRIRLRWLKLQYTCMLKKLREYYRNLVKDIVDAGATLETFHQRVLMEASLAVPVMGVSFNNYPSVSGSGRP; translated from the coding sequence ATGGCTCCGGATCAACAACCCCACCACCCAAATCCGACCGAAACCCGCCTCATCCCGGCCGTCCAGGGCCCAACAACACGCTTCCAGATCCCCCTCCGCCGGCGTAAACTGCCGACAGTCCGCCTCGGAGGGAAGAAGCCCCGGAGAGCCTTTATTCTAGCGAGAGTTTTTAGGAGGATAAGGCTAAGATGGCTTAAGTTGCAGTACACGTGCATGCTGAAGAAGCTCAGGGAGTATTATCGGAATTTGGTTAAGGATATCGTGGACGCCGGCGCAACGCTGGAGACTTTCCACCAGAGGGTTCTGATGGAGGCCTCTCTAGCCGTTCCGGTCATGGGCGTTTCTTTCAATAACTATCCGTCTGTTTCCGGGTCAGGCCGCCCTTGA
- the LOC132186779 gene encoding subtilisin-like protease SBT1.4, translated as MAFSFSIFLYLCLVVTVIVPLTLSSERPETFIVHVSKSQKPSLFTSHHHWYASILRSLPPSPHGTATKKILYSYDRAVNGFSVRLTPTQAVQLGRVPGVLSVIPDQARQLHTTRTPHFLGLADNSGIWPNSEYAEDVIIGVLDTGIWPERLSFSDTGLSSVPTGWKGVCETGHDFPASACNRKIIGARAFHKGYESFLERPMDESVESKSPRDTEGHGTHTASTAAGSAVSNASFYEIYAHGEARGMATKARIAAYKICWTTGCYDSDILAAMDQAIADGVHVISLSVGATGWAPPYDLDSIAIGSFGAAQHGVLVSCSAGNSGPGPYTAVNIAPWILTVGASTIDREFPADVVLGDGRVFGGVSLYSGDPLVDFKLPLIYAGDCGSRYCYMGRLESSKVTGKIVVCDRGGNARVEKGSAVKLAGGLGMILSNTADSGEELIADSHLVPATMVGQIAGDQIKDYMRLGQFPTATIVFRGTVVGTAPSAPKVAAFSSRGPNHLTAEILKPDVIAPGVNILAGWTGFTGPTDLDIDPRRVEFNIISGTSMSCPHVSGIAALLRQAFPSWSTAAIKSAIMTTAYNVDNSGKNIGDLATGKESTPFIHGAGHVDPNGALNPGLVYDTNVDDYVAFLCGIGYDPKRLAVFVGEKIGSDICARKLATPGDLNYPSFSVVFNPDQNLVKYKRAVTNVGSSVDAVYEVKVNAPAGVEISVSPSKLVFDAENPTQTYEIKFAAAGGGVDAFGSIEWSDGTHIVRSPIAVRWTSGFAASM; from the coding sequence ATGGCTTTTTCCTTCTCAATCTTTCTCTACCTCTGTCTCGTCGTCACCGTCATCGTCCCCCTTACGCTTTCATCGGAGCGTCCCGAGACCTTCATCGTCCACGTGTCGAAATCACAGAAACCCTCGCTATTCACCTCCCACCACCACTGGTACGCCTCCATCCTCCgatccctccctccctcccctcACGGCACCGCCACCAAGAAGATCCTCTACTCCTACGACCGCGCCGTCAATGGTTTTTCGGTCCGCCTCACGCCGACTCAAGCGGTCCAGCTGGGCCGCGTGCCTGGCGTTCTCTCCGTCATACCCGATCAAGCGCGTCAGCTCCACACGACTCGCACGCCTCATTTCCTAGGCCTGGCCGACAATTCCGGTATCTGGCCGAACTCGGAGTATGCAGAGGACGTCATAATCGGAGTTCTCGACACCGGAATATGGCCGGAACGCCTGAGTTTCTCAGACACGGGCCTGTCCTCCGTGCCGACCGGCTGGAAAGGCGTCTGCGAGACAGGGCACGACTTCCCAGCCTCCGCTTGTAACCGAAAGATCATCGGCGCGAGAGCTTTTCACAAAGGATACGAATCTTTCTTGGAGAGACCCATGGATGAGTCGGTGGAATCGAAGTCTCCGAGAGACACCGAAGGCCATGGCACTCACACGGCGTCGACGGCCGCGGGATCTGCGGTCTCTAATGCTAGCTTCTATGAAATTTACGCTCACGGTGAAGCCAGAGGCATGGCCACCAAAGCCCGAATAGCCGCCTACAAGATCTGCTGGACTACGGGCTGTTACGATTCCGATATACTCGCCGCCATGGACCAAGCCATCGCCGATGGGGTTCACGTAATCTCTCTTTCCGTGGGAGCAACCGGTTGGGCTCCTCCGTACGATCTCGACTCAATAGCGATCGGGTCGTTCGGTGCAGCGCAGCATGGGGTTCTCGTTTCGTGCTCAGCAGGAAACTCTGGCCCTGGCCCATATACGGCCGTGAACATTGCTCCTTGGATTCTGACAGTCGGTGCTTCTACCATCGACCGAGAGTTTCCGGCCGATGTGGTTCTCGGCGATGGCAGAGTTTTCGGCGGCGTGTCGCTGTACTCAGGTGACCCTCTTGTTGATTTCAAGCTTCCATTGATCTATGCCGGCGACTGTGGAAGTAGGTATTGCTATATGGGGAGGCTTGAATCTTCGAAAGTCACCGGAAAAATCGTCGTGTGCGATCGCGGGGGAAACGCGAGGGTTGAGAAAGGAAGCGCGGTGAAGCTCGCCGGTGGTCTCGGAATGATTCTCTCTAATACCGCCGACAGCGGCGAAGAGCTCATAGCTGATTCGCATCTTGTACCGGCGACTATGGTGGGTCAGATTGCCGGTGATCAGATAAAGGATTACATGAGATTGGGCCAATTCCCAACTGCTACGATTGTGTTCCGCGGAACGGTGGTTGGGACTGCACCCTCGGCTCCGAAGGTTGCAGCCTTTTCGAGCCGCGGTCCGAACCATCTGACAGCGGAGATTCTCAAGCCCGATGTTATAGCTCCGGGAGTTAACATTTTGGCTGGCTGGACTGGCTTCACAGGTCCAACCGACTTGGACATTGACCCCAGGCGCGTGGAGTTCAATATAATTTCGGGTACTTCCATGTCTTGCCCTCATGTTAGCGGCATCGCCGCCTTGCTTCGTCAGGCTTTTCCGAGCTGGTCAACCGCTGCGATCAAATCGGCGATAATGACCACGGCTTATAATGTGGACAATTCGGGGAAAAACATCGGAGATCTTGCTACCGGGAAAGAATCAACGCCGTTCATTCACGGGGCGGGTCATGTTGATCCGAACGGAGCTCTTAATCCTGGGTTGGTGTACGACACGAATGTGGACGACTATGTTGCATTCCTTTGTGGCATTGGGTATGATCCCAAGCGCCTTGCAGTTTTCGTGGGGGAGAAGATTGGATCGGATATATGCGCAAGAAAATTAGCCACTCCAGGCGATTTGAATTACCCATCATTCTCGGTGGTTTTCAACCCCGACCAAAATTTGGTAAAGTACAAGAGAGCTGTAACAAACGTTGGAAGTTCGGTTGATGCGGTTTATGAGGTGAAAGTGAATGCTCCTGCGGGTGTCGAAATCAGTGTTTCGCCGAGTAAACTAGTGTTCGACGCAGAAAATCCGACCCAAACATATGAGATTAAATTCGCCGCCGCCGGCGGTGGTGTTGATGCATTTGGGTCAATTGAGTGGAGCGATGGAACTCACATTGTGAGGAGCCCGATTGCTGTGAGGTGGACCAGTGGGTTCGCAGCTTCCATGTGA
- the LOC132187855 gene encoding uncharacterized protein LOC132187855 — MCAEGLSFALQSMEGWGGFLGLPITHGGMRINHIFFADDSLLFCKAKEAELRSLQNVLEDYERASGQKLNKEKTSIFFSRNTSTGDRELISHIVGVPITQRYETYLGLPALIGKSRLRAFEGLKGRVLDKVHGWKEKFLSQVGKEVLLKAVVQVIPTYTMSVFQLPKFLCREINSMM, encoded by the coding sequence ATGTGTGCAGAAGGTCTCAGTTTTGCTTTGCAAAGTATGGAGGGTTGGGGAGGATTTTTAGGATTGCCTATTACTCATGGGGGTATGCGGATAAATCACATTTTCTTTGCAGACGATAGCCTTTTGTTCTGCAAAGCAAAAGAAGCTGAGCTAAGAAGCTTGCAAAATGTTTTGGAGGACTATGAGAGAGCGTCGGGTCAGAAGCTAAATAAGGAGAAGACCTCCATTTTCTTTAGCCGTAATACTTCGACAGGGGATCGAGAATTAATTTCACATATTGTTGGGGTTCCGATTACACAGAGATATGAAACTTATCTGGGCTTGCCTGCACTTATAGGCAAATCACGACTGCGAGCTTTTGAAGGGTTAAAAGGTCGAGTCTTGGATAAGGTTCATGGCTGGAAGGAGAAGTTTCTTTCCCAAGTGGGTAAGGAGGTTCTCCTTAAAGCCGTGGTACAAGTAATCCCGACATACACCATGAGTGTTTTCCAACTGCCGAAGTTTTTGTGCCGGGAGATAAATTCCATGATGTGA